GGGGACGGGAGGCGGTCGCTCCCTCGTAGCCGCCCGGCGCGACCGGCTCGGCCGCGGTGTCGGGGCTGGTCATGGTGCTCCTTCGTCGGAGGACCCGGTGGGGTCGGCGCGTGCCGACCCCACCGGAGGTGTTCAGCCCAGGAGGTCCTGGAACAGGGCGAACTGGTCGTCGACGAACCCGGTCCACTCCTCGGAGTCGCGGTAGACCACGAGGTTGCCGGCGTCGGCCTGGAACTTCTGGTAGCTCTCGGACTCCACGGCCTCCTTGACGGCGGCTTCGAGGGCGTCGTGCACGTCGTCCGGCAGTCCGGCCGGTGCGTAGATGCCGCCCCAGCCGCCGAAGACGACCTCTTCGCCGATGGCCTCCTCGACCGTCTCGACATCCTCCGCGTCGGGGTGACGCTCGTCGTTCATGACCGCGAGGATGCGGACGGCCTCGCCCTGCGCGAGCGCCTCGCCGAGTCCGGAGACGGCGGCGACGGTCTCACCGGACGCGGCGGCCGCGACCGCCGTGGCGCCGCCGTCGTAGGGGACGGGAGTGAAGTCGGCGTCGGTCGCCTGGCCGAGGCCGAGGGTGGCGGCCTCCCAGATCGAGCCGGCACCGGAGTTCGCGACCGTGACCGCGCCGGACTTCGCCTGCGTC
This genomic stretch from Microbacterium sp. Nx66 harbors:
- a CDS encoding tripartite tricarboxylate transporter substrate binding protein encodes the protein MRITRAAAAFAALAATALVLSACTKVDESEGAASTYPEDDIRLIIQANPGGGSDLSSRALATEVEKILGVSVIPENMPGAAGALAMEYVGSQDPDGYVIGFAPVEIAMLNTTQSADVLPDDFDLLGQIMLAPGVITVGANSGIETLDDLVTQAKSGAVTVANSGAGSIWEAATLGLGQATDADFTPVPYDGGATAVAAAASGETVAAVSGLGEALAQGEAVRILAVMNDERHPDAEDVETVEEAIGEEVVFGGWGGIYAPAGLPDDVHDALEAAVKEAVESESYQKFQADAGNLVVYRDSEEWTGFVDDQFALFQDLLG